In Fusarium falciforme chromosome 9, complete sequence, the following are encoded in one genomic region:
- a CDS encoding Protein transport protein SEC22, protein MIYSTQISRLDGLMLCASVDDEQAEASLAETKQNVRQVLRKLTRNSESQASIETSAHTLHYLIDSDVVFLAICAPSYPRKLAFTYLADLAREFTTTYPAAQVHSPSLRPYAFMEFDTFIAKTKTTYADSRASANLDRLNDELRDVTKVMTKNIEDLLYRGDSLERMGEISSRLRDDSKKYRRAAVRINWELMLKQYGPFAGLGFIILVFLYWRFF, encoded by the exons ATGATTTACTCGACGCAAATATCGAGGCTGGACG GCCTCATGCTCTGCGCATCTGTCGACGACGAACAG GCCGAAGCATCCCTCGCAGAGACCAAGCAAAACGTCCGCCAGGTCCTCCGCAAGCTCACCCGCAACTCCGAGTCGCAGGCCTCGATCGAGACGAGCGCCCACACCCTCCACTACCTCATCGACTCGgacgtcgtcttcctcgccatctgCGCCCCCTCGTACCCTCGCAAGCTCGCCTTCACCTACCTCGCCGACCTCGCCCGCGAGTTCACCACCACCTACCCCGCCGCCCAGGTCCACTCCCCCTCCCTCCGACCCTACGCCTTTATGGAGTTCGACACCTTCATCGCAAAGACAAAGACCACCTACGCCGACTCGCGCGCCTCGGCGAACCTCGACCGCCTCAATGACGAGCTGCGCGACGTGACAAAGGTCATGACAAAGAACATTGAGGACCTATTGTACCGTGGAGATAGCCTCGAGCGCATGGGAGAGATAAGCTCCCGCCTGCGCGACGACAGCAAGAAGTATCGTCGGGCCGCGGTGCGGATCAACTGGGAGCTCATGCTGAAGCAGTACGGGCCCTTTGCCGGTCTTGGCTTTATTATTCTCGTCTTCCTGTATTGGCGGTTCTTTTGA